The sequence AGCATTCTCACAGACTTATTCTTCCTTTTTATCCGCAGGAAATAATTATTTCTGCGTAAACATATCGCCGACGGAGAACCGATCATCAAGAGATACGAAAAAAGATGCCATCCCGCTGGAATGGCATCTCTCATCATCATTATTTCAACAAGTTTTTACCGAACCACTGTTCCGAGATCTTAGCACCGCTGCCATCTTTTTTCATTTCATCCATGACAGCCTGTACTTTATTGCGGAGCTCTGTATCATTTTTGCGGAACGCGATACCGAACGTACCACATTCACAGAAGTCCTCTTCGAGAACTTGGAACGCCTGCGGTTTTTTCGACAAGTAGAAACGACCTACGATCTCGTCGCCTACGATCGCATCAAGACGACCTGCTTCCAGATCCATGAACGCTTCGATGAAGTCGCCATATTTGCGGATCTCTTTATATTTACCCTGCCAGCCGAGCTCGATGATCTTTTCATCAGCCGTCGAAGCATTCTGAACACCGATCACTTTGCCTTCAAGATCTTTTACACCTTTGATAGGCGAATTCATCGGAACAAAGAGCACCTGTCTTGCATCCATATACGGTTCGCTGAAAAGAACGTTTTTCTTTCTGTCTTCCGTAATATTCATACCGTTCCACAAGCAGTCAACGCGTTTGCCGTTAAGCTCGGACTCTTTGCTGCTCCAGTCGATCGCTTTGAACTCGACCTGCATACCAAGACGTTTTGCAGCCTCTTTCGCCATGTCGATATCGAAACCAACGATCTGATTTTTTTCATCGCGGAAGCCCATCGGCGGGAAGCTGTCATCAAGACCGATAACGATCTTCTGCTGTGCATCTTTCTTAGCCGTATCCGAACCACCACAGCCTGCTACGATCATCGCGAACGACGCAAGCATCAAACAAAGTAACACCAGTTTTTTCATCTCTTGTAATCCTCCATTCTTATGCTGTAACTTCATTATACTTTAGTGTGCTAAAATAGCAAAGAATTGAAATTCTCGAAAAAACACGATTATTCTTGATTATCTCTTATTATATCAATATATCTTATTATTTCGCCCGTTTTTATTTTTTCTGCAGATGTGCCTTGTATTCACCATCTCTTTTCAATATAATGAAAGAAACTTATCAAACCGAACAAAAAGGAGTACACCTATGACACGCAATCTCACGAGATGGCTTCGCTTTCTCTTCATGTTCTATCTCTTATTCAGCGGCGCGATCGCCTACTTCGTCTACGACGGCACGCTCCCGTGGACAGACGACCTCATGGCGACCTCTGTATCGCACGTCGTCACACTTCTCGGTATCCTGCTCATGCTCAAACAATATAAGCTCGGCTTCTATATCATCTGCCTCGCCTCCCTCGGCGGCATCGGCTACAACTACTTCTATTCTCAGATGGACTTCCTCTCCGCCAGCATCGGCATGCTCTACGTCCCCGTCATCACAGCCCTCTTCTTGAGAAGCAACTGGCACATCATGAAGTAACACATCATAACCGGCCAAGACTTCCTCTCATCTACGAGAGGAAGTCTTTTATTTTTGCACAACGCCCGTCCTTTTATCAATAATTATTATCCGTAAATAAAAATTTTATTTTTTCTTCAAAAACCTATTGACAAATACATACCTCTGTCGTATACTTGCATTGTAGATGATTTCAATTCTCAACAGAGAATTATTACAAATATCTACACCCCCAAAAACCAAACCATTTCATCAAAAAATTGATTTACAAGGAGATGATTTTTATGTCTATGATCAACAAAGAAGTAAGCAACTTTTCGGTACAAGCCTACCATAACGGCGAATTCAAAACGGTAACGAAGGCCGACATTCTGGGTAAATGGAGCGTGTTCTTCTTCTACCCGGCAGACTTCACGTTCGTTTGCCCGACGGAGCTTGAAGACCTTCAAAACAAGTATGCTGACTTCCAAGCGGCAGGATGTGAGATCTTCTCGGTTTCGACAGATACACACTTCGTACACAAAGCATGGCATGACACGTCCGAGCGTATCGGCAAGATCACGTATCCGATGCTCGCTGACCCGACGCATGCACTCGCGAAAGACTTCGAAGTATATATCGAAGAAAACGGTCTTGCAGAACGCGGCAGCTTCATTGTAAACCCCGAAGGCAAGATCGTCGTATACGAAGTGAACGCAGGCAATGTAGGAAGAAACGCGGATGAGCTCCTTCGCCGCCTGCAAGCAAGCCAGTTCGTAGCAGAACATGGCGATGAGGTCTGCCCTGCCAAATGGCAGCCGGGTGCGGAAACGCTCAAGCCGAGTCTTGATCTGGTAGGCCTTCTGTAATGACCAGAGAGCGTTTGTATGACGTCGTAGTAGTAGGCGGCGGGCCCGCAGGCCTGACCGCCGCGCTCTACCTGGCGCGCGCCTGCTACCGCGTTCTCGTCGTAGAAAAAGAAAGATTTGGTGGACAGATCACCATAACCGAACAAGTCGTCAACTACCCCGGCGTATTCTCTGCGAGCGGTAAGGAGCTCACAGAAACGATGCGCCGTCAAGCAGAATCGTTCGGAGCAGAGTTCCGCCTCGCCGAAGTCACAGGTTTCGACTTAGACGGCGATATCAAGATCGTCCATACGGACAAAGGCGATGTAGAAGCCTACGGCATCCTGCTTGCAACAGGTGCAAGGCCTCGCATGATCGGCTTTGCAGGTGAAGCGGACTATCGCGGTCGCGGCATCGCTTACTGCGCAACGTGTGACGGCGAATTTTTCACGGGTAAAGATGTCTTCGTCGTCGGCGGTGGATTCGCCGCAGCAGAAGAAAGCGTCTTCCTCACGAAATATGCCCGTCACGTCACCCTTCTCATCAGAGAAGATGATTTTACCTGCGCAGAAGGTGCAGCCAGACCCGCCCGCAACCATCCGAAGATCACCATTCATACGAATACAGAGGTCGCAGAAGTAACAGGTGACAACGCTCTTACCACGATCCGCT comes from Selenomonadales bacterium and encodes:
- a CDS encoding amino acid ABC transporter substrate-binding protein encodes the protein MKKLVLLCLMLASFAMIVAGCGGSDTAKKDAQQKIVIGLDDSFPPMGFRDEKNQIVGFDIDMAKEAAKRLGMQVEFKAIDWSSKESELNGKRVDCLWNGMNITEDRKKNVLFSEPYMDARQVLFVPMNSPIKGVKDLEGKVIGVQNASTADEKIIELGWQGKYKEIRKYGDFIEAFMDLEAGRLDAIVGDEIVGRFYLSKKPQAFQVLEEDFCECGTFGIAFRKNDTELRNKVQAVMDEMKKDGSGAKISEQWFGKNLLK
- the ahpC gene encoding peroxiredoxin → MSMINKEVSNFSVQAYHNGEFKTVTKADILGKWSVFFFYPADFTFVCPTELEDLQNKYADFQAAGCEIFSVSTDTHFVHKAWHDTSERIGKITYPMLADPTHALAKDFEVYIEENGLAERGSFIVNPEGKIVVYEVNAGNVGRNADELLRRLQASQFVAEHGDEVCPAKWQPGAETLKPSLDLVGLL